Proteins encoded by one window of Salvia splendens isolate huo1 chromosome 5, SspV2, whole genome shotgun sequence:
- the LOC121805101 gene encoding uncharacterized protein LOC121805101 isoform X2 translates to MQGLHHQQQQLAALLTAALPKDDSTTTTPTSSSPPSEEDESSRLAAITSLHRALLYPPNSLLVTHSASFLAQGFSQLLTDKLYSVRHAAAAAYGALCSVLSSFLLSSNGRQNNVLLCSLIDRFIGWSLPSLSNTSNGTSELALVSLHEFLNVGEGGAVERYALPILKACQELLEDERTSMSVLPRILGVLTLISLKFIRVFQPHFMDIVDLLLGWAMVPDVVESDKRVIMDSFLQFQKHWVNNMQFSLGLLSKFLGDMDLLLQDGCPGSPQQFKRLLSLLSCFCTVLKSLASGLLEINFLEQIGEPLSQMVPLLLRCLSMIGRKFGWSKWVEDSWRCLTLLAEILGERFSMFYSLAVDVLFQSLELENANPVHTKKISSFQVHGVLKTNLQLLSLQKLGLTPLSVQKILHFDKSIFQFRLHPNHLVTGSAAATYIFLLQHRKNDVVEKTIDSIFEELQSLKSRLELNSCKGGEHEWTVDSRSYSKSELVVLIKFDLQVLLSCVSVGGDDSFIRQAEAVAWFVGRAEKLASFLINKFDPFSFPIQSSVLLQVTLLRTLERLAAIEFMGKCFTRKENTLMSSHDTSSLTHVEEENIRVPYPARVLGHVRRYSKLLIRALDSSSPLAVKVEALKWMQNFCENVIDIYRNAKAPSYPCQVVSSWKITEALLLSTLAAASDREPEVRYLVATVLEMLMRAKVIHPMHFPILAEVILEKLADPEKELKDAYLKLLSHVLPTTVYVCGLCGCGAANTSQPQLTLLTNRSFLHWKQVFALKQLPQQFHSQQLVSILSYISQRWKVPLSSWIQRLIHTSRSKKNHQYIQAEEVENIDASGLWWDIKFEKDILEKICSVNHLAGAWWAVHEAARFCITTRLRTNLGGPTQTFAALERMLLDISHLLQMETSQNDGALNIIGSYAHLLPMRLLLEFVEALKKNVYNAYEGSMVLPSTSQTSSLFFRANKKVCEEWFSRISEPMMDAGVAIQCHDATTHYCMLRLHDISNIVASALTDKSRVQVTENLQTIRGRYAGDIFRIIRNLALALCKMYEPEALIGLQKWAAMVFSPLFANETLGSIENTDWRHFSWITGLVYQARGQHEKAAAHFISLLQTEESITSLGSDGVQYAIARIIESYTAISDWKSLDSWLLELQNIRAKYAGKSYSGALTTTGNELNSIQALARFDEGDFQAAWSYLDLTPKSSNELTLDPKLALQRSEQMLLQAMLHHNERKEEKVPSELQKAKSMLEESVSVLPLDGLVEAAPLVNQLYCISAFEEGCKLGDSQGKHFPSLLSSYIETMQFPCNQVHQDCSLWLNVLRVCQNTLSNSLVTLEFCKNLVILARKQKNLMLATRLISYLDGQFLSYSNEITHDYFISSLEYENILLMRVEDKVEDAYKSVWSIVCPSMLSSTAACISQDNVLKAKACLKLSNWLLEDRINKNLEDIVYKMQADFSKSELSSPSKGTLASFDGNQGSKSRLNLIIDELVGTARKSSTLLCPMMGKSWILYASWCYTQAKTSVYSNGDAALRSCSFSPILAPEIQPHRFSLTDEEKSCVKEVTLQLIPVTSYQELHEESADGKVSVAESTDYENERTSLLQQIIDVIENAAGVPGAENCSRDDLSAALSSQLKKCFLTFKVAAGMDKLVPLVTDLVNVWWSLRRRRVSLFGQAAQAFINYLSCSSFKSSDCQSTWHDVEMKYKHVSYTLRATLYVLDILVNYGVELQDNLEPALSKVPLLPWQEIAPQLFAQLSSHPDKVVRKQLESLLAMLAKHSPWSLVYPTLVDANSPEKGLSEELQRILAYLKKLYPNLVHDAQLIIKELENVTVLWEELWLGTLQDLHPDVMRRISLLKEEAARIAESTTLTHGQKNKINAAKYSAMMAPIVVVLERRLMSTAREPQTPHEVWFVKEYQVQIRSALAKFKTPPASIAALGEVWRPFEAVATSLASYQRKSSISFGEVAPQLALLSSTNAPMPGLEKQIVLSESEGLLDSFHQEIIMIASFSEQLTILPTKTKPKKLIIMGSDGLKYTYLLKGREDLRLDARIMQLLQSVNGFLQSSSATRRQSLSVHYYSVTPISGRAGLIQWVDNVVSIYSVFKSWQERAQLQQLSAPGAGTNAAAPPPPVPRPSDMFYGKIMPALKEKGIRRVISRRDWPHDVKRKVLIDLMNETPKKLLHQELWCSSEGFKAFSSKLKRFSGSVAAMSIVGHILGLGDRHLDNILIDFSTGDILHIDYNVCFDKGQRLKIPEIVPFRLTQTIEAALGLTGIEGSFRANCEAILGVLRKNKDIILMLLDVFVWDPLVEWTRANFHDDAAVVGEERKGMELAVSLSLFASRVQEIHVPLQEHHDLLVSTLPAIESAIERFASILNHYEMVSSDFYQSDQERSELIQYESSGKSLVAEATSNSEKNRALFELQVQQLSQEQTMVMEIGQEAGTWIEQHGRILDALRSSSIPEINAGIKLTGSNEVLSLAAAVTVAGVPLTVVPEPTQIQCHDTDREVSNLVAELDDGLSSAVATLQMYSLVLQRILPLNYLTSSPVHGWAQVLLSLNNLSSDITSFARRQGAELVNDRLTDRFDSTKSNYEELCVRAARYAADIERLEEECAGLVNSIGPETESKAKERLLSSLINYMQHTGLKRKEESSFSEPSIHKGTSNISFHWDNDEKKESCLNVLDAAIISLFSNVKHRMQHSLDNYERDSSTNRSSQSDLGSFFCKLEEQVENCVLVTEFINELKYLVGLDILGTEADPDSLKGSWISVFKTSILLCKNLLGNTIEAVVPSVIQSAISLKRDVMDIFGSVSQIRGSVDTALDQLIQVELERVSLIELESNYFVKVGLITEKQLALEEAAVKGRDHLSWEEAEELASQEEACRVQLDKLHQTWNHKDLRTSSLMKKEANVNGAVLDSKLRLQSLLTAEPGNEPHVLRMKALLAAILEPFSELESVDQELMSSIGPVPHSSNRIPYLLDSINSGCSVSEYIWKLPGSLQGHAFFIWKVYMVDLLLDSCMQAMAASFDENLGFDQLVDVVKKKLRIQFQEHITKYLKDRVAPIFLKILDRQIEIMRQRSESVKDMEKDTIQMDYDAARSVQLILEEYCNAHETLKAATSAASSMKRQAEELKDALLKTSLEVSQMEWMHNINSRPSEITRLISHKIFTGDNLLSVILNTNRARLLESMRSSVSTIARSLESLQCCEGTSVTAEGQLERAMSWACGGPNPGSAGNVLARNAGIPPEFHDHLLKRRKFLQEASKNASYIMQVCISILEFEASRDGMYRTISESSSLRTGADGGNWQQSCLSAVTKLDVAYHSFTRAEKEWMLAQSNMEAASSDLISVTNELSIASQKSKSASGDLQNTLIAMRDSACEAGVALSSYVAIVGGHSALISECGSMLEEVLAITEGLQDVHILGKEAAALHSSLMNDLSKANAVLIPLESLLSKDVSAMTDAIALEKENKLEIAPIHGQAIFQSYHNRLKEALQVIKPLVPPLTSSVKGLYSVLTRLARAAGLHAGNLHKALEGVGESLQVRSQDINPLGEDAAHPGSEYDTEETDMFVRSDGDNDEASAGMNELALPDSEWISAPVSIKSGHAESGATSAEAGLVDSFSHLDVTEPISGAAEVLESLDGKTDSNNNQERSSVKYEHSILDENKEVDEELQKTSSNHIETVDRPHMGKNAYAMSVLRRVEMKIDGQDISDNREISIPEQVDFLLRQATNIDNLCNMYEGWTPWI, encoded by the exons ATGCAAGGCCTCCACCACCAACAGCAGCAACTCGCGGCGCTCCTCACGGCTGCGCTGCCCAAGGACGACTCCACCACAACCACTCCTACTTCTTCCTCTCCGCCTTCTGAGGAAGACGAATCCTCTCGCCTCGCCGCCATCACTTCTCTTCATCGCGCCCTACTTTACCCCCCAAACTCACTCCTAGTTACGCATTCCGCTTCCTTTCTCGCTCAAGGCTTCTCGCAGCTGCTAACCGATAa ATTGTATTCAGTGCGtcatgcagcagcagcagcatatGGAGCTTTGTGTTCTGTGTTGAGTTCATTCTTGCTATCCTCAAATGGAAGGCAGAACAATGTTTTACTTTGCAGTTTGATTGATCGTTTTATTGGTTGGTCGTTGCCCTCTCTGAGCAATACAAGCAATGGAACTTCAGAATTAGCTTTGGTGAGCCTTCATGAGTTTCTTAATGTTGGAGAGGGTGGAGCTGTTGAGAGATATGCTTTGCCAATTCTTAAAGCCTGCCAGGAACTTCTTGAGGATGAGAGAACCTCCATGAGTGTACTTCCCAGGATTCTTGGTGTATTAACATTGATTTCATTGAAGTTTATTAGAGTTTTCCAACCTCACTTCATGGACATTGTTGATCTACTTCTTGGGTGGGCAATGGTTCCAGATGTTGTTGAGTCCGATAAGCGTGTTATCATGGATAGTTTCTTACAATTCCAGAAACACTGGGTAAATAATATGCAATTTTCTCTGGGATTACTTTCAAAGTTTTTAGGTGATATGGATTTGTTACTCCAGGATGGATGTCCTGGTAGTCCTCAACAATTCAAAAGATTGCTTTCCCTATTATCTTGCTTCTGTACAGTTTTAAAATCCCTGGCATCTGGTTTACTGGAAATTAATTTTCTTGAACAAATAGGTGAACCCCTTTCCCAAATGGTGCCTCTTTTACTTAGATGCTTGTCTATGATTGGAagaaaatttggatggtccAAATGGGTTGAAGATTCCTGGAGATGCTTGACATTGTTGGCAGAAATATTGGGTGAAAGGTTTTCTATGTTTTACTCTCTCGCAGTGGATGTATTGTTCCAAAGTTTAGAATTGGAGAATGCAAATCCAGTTCATACCAAAAAGATTTCTTCATTCCAGGTTCATGGTGTTCTGAAAACTAATCTGCAATTGTTGTCACTTCAAAAGCTTGGTCTTACACCATTGTCTGTGCAGAAGATACTACATTTTGATAAATCCATATTTCAGTTCCGTTTACATCCAAATCACCTCGTGACTGGAAGTGCTGCAGCTACATATATCTTCTTGCTTCAACATAGAAAAAATGATGTTGTTGAGAAAACCATTGATTCTATATTTGAAGAGTTACAGTCATTGAAGAGCAGGCTTGAACTTAATTCATGCAAAGGGGGTGAGCACGAATGGACAGTAGATTCCAGAAGTTATTCTAAATCCGAATTGGTTGTTTTAATTAAGTTTGACTTGCAAGTACTCTTGAGCTGTGTTTCTGTAGGGGGAGATGATAGTTTCATTAGACAAGCAGAAGCTGTTGCTTGGTTTGTTGGCAGAGCAGAAAAGCTGgcatcatttttaattaataagttTGATCCCTTTAGCTTTCCTATCCAAAGCAGTGTATTATTACAAGTTACTCTTCTAAGAACATTGGAACGGCTTGCTGCTATTGAGTTCATGGGCAAGTGCTtcacaagaaaagaaaataccTTGATGAGTTCTCATGACACATCATCTTTGACACATGTGGAGGAGGAGAACATTAGAGTTCCATATCCAGCAAGGGTTCTTGGTCATGTGAGAAGGTACTCCAAACTACTTATAAGAGCTCTTGATAGTTCTTCTCCTTTGGCAGTCAAAGTAGAAGCCCTAAAATGGATGCAAAATTTTTGTGAAAATGTTATTGACATATATAGAAATGCAAAAGCTCCATCTTACCCTTGTCAAGTAGTTTCATCCTGGAAAATTACTGAGGCTTTGCTATTATCAACTCTGGCTGCTGCTTCAGATAGGGAACCAGAAGTCAGATATCTAGTAGCAACAGTTCTTGAGATGCTTATGAGAGCAAAAGTTATCCATCCCATGCACTTCCCTATTCTTGCTGAAGTGATCCTTGAAAAACTTGCTGATCCAGAAAAGGAATTAAAAGATGCTTATCTTAAGTTGCTTTCTCATGTTTTACCTACAACAGTATATGTTTGTGGTCTTTGTGGTTGCGGAGCAGCTAATACAAGCCAGCCTCAACTTACTCTATTGACCAATAGATCTTTTTTGCACTGGAAGCAAGTTTTTGCCTTAAAGCAGCTGCCCCAGCAATTCCACTCGCAGCAACTTGTTTCTATCTTGAGTTATATTTCACAGAGATGGAAAGTACCCCTCTCTTCTTGGATCCAGCGACTCATTCATACTTCCCGGAGCAAAAAGAATCACCAATACATTCAGGCAGAGGAAGTAGAAAATATTGATGCTAGTGGTTTATGGTGGGACATCAAATTTGAAAAAGACATTCTTGAAAAAATTTGTTCTGTTAATCATCTTGCTGGTGCGTGGTGGGCTGTACATGAAGCTGCTAGATTTTGCATTACTACGCGTCTCCGAACTAATCTTGGGGGGCCAACTCAAACTTTTGCTGCCTTGGAGCGTATGCTTCTTGACATTTCTCATTTGTTACAGATGGAGACATCACAAAATGATGGAGCTTTAAATATAATAGGTTCTTATGCTCATTTATTGCCTATGAGATTGTTACTAGAATTTGTTGAGGCCTTGAAGAAAAATGTATATAATGCATATGAAGGGTCAATGGTCTTACCATCCACCTCACAGACCAGTTCATTGTTTTTCAGAGCTAATAAAAAAGTTTGCGAGGAGTGGTTTTCTCGAATAAGTGAACCGATGATGGATGCTGGAGTTGCAATCCAATGTCATGATGCTACAACTCATTACTGTATGTTACGTTTGCATGATATCAGCAACATTGTGGCTTCTGCACTGACAGATAAGTCTAGAGTCCAGGTGACTGAAAATCTGCAGACTATTAGAGGGAGATATGCTGGGGATATTTTCAGAATCATTCGGAATTTGGCACTGGCTTTGTGTAAGATGTATGAACCAGAGGCTTTGATTGGGTTACAAAAATGGGCAGCCATGGTATTCTCTCCCTTGTTTGCCAATGAAACCCTAGGTTCTATTGAAAATACAGACTGGAGGCACTTTTCATGGATTACTGGGCTTGTTTATCAGGCAAGGGGCCAGCATGAAAAAGCAGCTGCTCACTTCATTAGTTTGTTACAGACTGAAGAATCAATCACTTCTTTGGGTTCTGATGGTGTACAGTATGCCATTGCACGTATAATCGAGAGTTATACAGCTATTTCTGATTGGAAATCTCTTGATTCTTGGCTGCTGGAGCTGCAAAATATTCGTGCTAAGTACGCCGGGAAGAGTTATTCTGGTGCTTTGACTACCACAGGGAATGAATTAAATTCAATTCAAGCCTTAGCTCGTTTTGACGAGGGAGATTTCCAGGCAGCTTGGTCGTACCTTGACTTGACCCCCAAAAGTAGCAACGAACTCACCCTTGATCCCAAGCTGGCTTTGCAAAGAAGTGAGCAGATGCTTTTGCAAGCAATGCTTCACCACAATGAGAGGAAGGAGGAAAAGGTGCCTAGTGAGTTGCAAAAGGCTAAATCAATGTTGGAAGAGTCGGTGTCTGTTTTGCCACTTGATGGACTGGTGGAGGCAGCACCACTTGTCAATCAGTTGTATTGCATTTCTGCATTCGAGGAAGGTTGTAAACTTGGAGACAGTCAGGGAAAGCACTTTCCATCATTGTTAAGCTCATATATTGAAACCATGCAGTTTCCTTGTAACCAAGTCCACCAGGACTGCAGTTTGTGGCTTAATGTTTTGCGTGTTTGTCAGAACACGCTCTCAAATTCTCTGGTTACTCTTGAATTTTGTAAGAATTTAGTGATTTTAGCACGAAAGCAGAAGAACTTAATGCTAGCTACCCGTCTCATCAGCTATCTCGACGGCCAGTTCTTATCATACTCTAATGAAATTACTCATGATTATTTCATCTCTAGTCTCGAATATGAAAATATTCTACTCATGCGAGTTGAGGACAAGGTTGAAGATGCATATAAAAGCGTATGGTCTATTGTGTGCCCTTCCATGCTTTCTTCTACAGCGGCATGCATTTCTCAAGATAATGTTCTGAAGGCCAAGGCATGCCTAAAACTTTCAAACTGGTTGCTTGAAGATcgtataaataaaaatttggaGGATATTGTTTACAAGATGCAAGCAGACTTTAGCAAGAGCGAACTTTCGTCTCCCAGCAAAGGCACACTTGCCTCTTTTGATGGCAATCAAGGTTCTAAATCTCGATTAAATCTTATCATAGATGAACTTGTTGGTACTGCTAGAAAGTCTTCGACACTTCTGTGCCCTATGATGGGAAAGTCTTGGATTTTGTATGCTTCATGGTGTTATACTCAAGCTAAAACATCAGTCTACTCTAATGGGGATGCAGCTCTTCGTTCTTGTTCTTTTTCTCCCATCCTTGCTCCTGAAATTCAACCTCATAGGTTTAGTCTGACGGATGAAGAGAAATCGTGTGTTAAAGAAGTAACTCTACAGCTAATTCCAGTAACGTCTTACCAGGAGTTACATGAAGAGAGTGCAGATGGTAAGGTATCTGTTGCTGAAAGCACAGACTATGAGAATGAAAGGACGTCTTTACTGCAGCAAATAATAGATGTTATTGAAAATGCTGCTGGAGTACCTGGGGCAGAGAACTGTAGCAGGGATGACCTATCTGCTGCACTGTCTTCTCAGTTGAAGAAATGCTTTCTAACTTTTAAAGTTGCTGCAGGTATGGACAAACTAGTACCATTGGTGACTGATTTGGTTAATGTTTGGTGGTCTTTGCGTAGGAGAAGAGTTTCTCTCTTTGGTCAAGCTGCTCAAGCATTTATAAATTATCTTTCATGTTCATCTTTTAAAAGCTCTGATTGTCAATCAACTTGGCATGATGTTGAGATGAAGTATAAGCATGTGAGTTACACCCTGAGGGCTACACTTTATGTACTAGACATTCTGGTCAACTATGGAGTCGAATTGCAAGATAATCTTGAGCCAGCTCTGTCAAAAGTTCCTTTGCTACCATGGCAG GAAATAGCACCTCAGTTGTTTGCTCAATTAAGTTCTCATCCAGATAAAGTGGTGAGAAAGCAGTTAGAGTCATTGCTTGCCATGTTGGCTAAACATTCTCCATGGTCACTGGTATACCCAACCCTCGTCGATGCAAATTCACCAGAGAAGGGACTTTCTGAGGAGCTGCAGAGGATTCTTGCTTACTTG AAAAAGCTTTACCCAAATTTAGTGCATGATGCTCAGCTGATTATAAAAGAGCTTGAAAATGTAACTGTCCTTTGGGAGGAGTTGTGGCTGGGTACACTCCAGGATCTTCATCCAG ATGTGATGAGGCGCATAAGTTTGTTGAAAGAGGAGGCTGCACGAAttgcagaaagtactactctcaCTCATGGTCAGAAGAATAAAATTAATGCTGCGAAGTACTCAGCTATGATGGCTCCCATTGTTGTGGTATTAGAGCGGCGTTTGATGTCCACTGCTCGGGAACCTCAAACGCCTCATGAAGTTTGGTTTGTTAAGGAGTATCAGGTGCAAATTAGATCAGCTCTCGCAAAATTTAAGACGCCCCCTGCATCTATTGCAGCATTAGGAGAGGTTTGGCGACCATTCGAGGCTGTTGCGACCTCCTTGGCATCTTATCAGAGGAAGTCCTCAATTTCTTTTGGAGAGGTTGCCCCACAGTTGGCATTGCTGTCTTCTACTAACGCTCCAATGCCTGGTCTTGAGAAGCAAATTGTGTTATCTGAATCAGAAGGTCTCTTAGACAGCTTTCACCAGGAAATAATAATGATTGCTTCTTTCTCTGAACAATTAACCATTTTACCAACTAAAACTAAGCCAAAGAAACTCATTATCATGGGTTCTGATGGTTTGAAGTATACATATCTTTTGAAAGGACGAGAAGACCTGCGCCTTGATGCCAGAATTATGCAGCTACTGCAATCTGTAAATGGTTTTCTGCAATCATCATCTGCAACACGTAGGCAGTCACTTAGTGTCCATTATTACTCTGTAACGCCTATTAGCGGCCGAGCTGGATTGATCCAATGGGTGGATAATGTTGTCAGCATTTATTCTGTTTTTAAATCATGGCAGGAAAGAGCCCAGCTACAACAGCTTTCTGCACCGGGTGCTGGTACAAATGCTGCAGCGCCGCCTCCTCCCGTTCCCCGGCCCAGTGATATGTTTTATGGAAAAATTATGCCAGCACTTAAAGAGAAAGGCATAAGAAGAGTTATATCAAGAAGAGACTGGCCTCATGATGTGAAGCGGAAAGTTCTTATAGATCTTATGAATGAGACTCCTAAGAAGCTTCTGCATCAGGAGCTTTGGTGCTCCAGTGAAGGATTTAAAGCCTTcagttcaaaattaaaaag GTTTTCTGGAAGTGTAGCAGCAATGAGTATTGTAGGCCACATTCTTGGCCTCGGCGATAGACACTTGGATAACATCCTTATAGACTTTTCAACTGGGGATATTTTGCATATTGATTATAACGTATGCTTTGACAAGGGGCAAAGGTTAAAGATCCCTGAAATTGTTCCGTTCCGCCTTACTCAGACAATTGAAGCAGCATTAGGTCTAACTGGCATTGAAGGCTCTTTCAGGGCTAATTGTGAAGCTATTTTAGGTGTTTTAAGGAAGAATAAGGATATAATATTGATGCTGTTAGATGTTTTTGTGTGGGATCCACTTGTGGAGTGGACACGTGCAAATTTTCATGATGATGCAGCTGTTGTTGGTGAGGAGAGGAAAGGCATGGAGCTTGCCGTAAGCTTAAGCCTATTTGCGTCACGTGTCCAGGAAATCCATGTTCCTTTACAG GAACATCATGATCTTTTAGTTTCTACCTTACCAGCAATTGAATCAGCTATTGAG AGGTTTGCCAGCATTTTGAACCATTATGAGATGGTATCTAGTGATTTCTATCAATCTGACCAAGAACGATCAGAACTTATTCAATATGAGTCATCCGGAAAGTCACTTGTGGCTGAAGCAACCAGCAATTCAGAAAAAAACCGTGCCTTGTTTGAATTACAGGTTCAACAGTTAAGTCAGGAACAGACCATGGTAATGGAGATAGGCCAAGAGGCAGGAACCTGGATTGAGCAGCATGGAAGGATTCTTGATGCTTTAAGAAGCAGTTCAATTCCAGAGATCAACGCTGGCATAAAGCTGACTGGTTCAAATGAAGTTTTATCTCTTGCGGCTGCCGTTACAGTTGCTGGAGTTCCATTGACTGTAGTTCCTGAACCCACACAAATTCAGTGCCACGATACAGATAGGGAAGTTTCTAATTTAGTGGCTGAGTTGGATGATGGTCTTTCTTCTGCAGTTGCTACACTCCAAATGTATTCATTAGTTTTGCAGCGAATCCTTCCACTGAACTACCTTACATCCAGCCCAGTGCACGGCTGGGCGCAAGTTTTGCTTTCTTTAAACAATTTGTCATCTGATATTACATCATTTGCTCGAAGGCAGGGTGCTGAACTTGTCAATGACAGACTCACTGATAGGTTTGACTCTACTAAAAGCAATTATGAGGAGCTGTGCGTCAGGGCAGCCAGGTATGCTGCAGATATTGAGAGGTTGGAAGAAGAATGCGCTGGACTTGTGAATTCCATTGGTCCCGAAACTGAATCAAAGGCTAAGGAACGCCTTTTATCTTCCCTGATAAACTATATGCAGCACACCGGTCTCAAGAGAAAAGAAGAGTCGTCATTTTCTGAACCATCCATACATAAAGGAACATCTAACATCTCATTTCATTGGGACAATGATGAGAAGAAAGAAAGTTGTCTGAATGTTTTAGATGCAGCAATTATAAGTCTGTTTTCTAATGTTAAGCACAGGATGCAACACAGCCTGGATAATTATGAAAGGGATAGCAGTACAAACCGTAGCTCACAGTCTGATCTTGGATCTTTTTTCTGTAAGTTAGAAGAGCAAGTAGAAAACTGTGTACTTGTAACTGAGTTTATTAATGAGCTGAAATACCTTGTTGGACTAGATATCCTGGGCACTGAGGCTGATCCTGATAGTTTGAAAGGGAGCTGGATTTCTGTTTTTAAAACCAGTATTCTGCTTTGCAAAAACCTTCTTGGGAACACGATTGAAGCAGTTGTACCCAGTGTGATACAATCTGCTATTTCTTTAAAGCGTGATGTTATGGACATATTTGGATCAGTCTCCCAGATTCGGGGATCTGTAGATACAGCTCTTGATCAGCTTATCCAGGTTGAGCTCGAGAGAGTATCCTTGATTGAACTAGAGTCCAACTACTTTGTGAAGGTAGGTCTCATTACAGAGAAACAGTTGGCTCTTGAGGAAGCTGCTGTAAAGGGCAGGGACCATTTATCCTGGGAAGAGGCTGAGGAGCTTGCATCTCAAGAAGAAGCTTGCAGAGTGCAGCTGGACAAACTTCATCAGACATGGAACCATAAAGATCTACGGACTTCATCTCTAATGAAGAAAGAAGCAAATGTTAATGGCGCTGTGCTTGATTCGAAACTTCGCTTACAATCTCTTCTTACTGCTGAACCAGGAAATGAACCACATGTCTTAAGAATGAAAGCACTTCTGGCAGCCATACTTGAGCCTTTCTCTGAGCTGGAATCTGTTGATCAAGAATTGATGTCGTCAATTGGGCCTGTTCCACATAGCTCAAATAGAATACCGTATCTCTTGGACTCCATAAATTCAGGATGCTCAGTATCTGAATATATATGGAAGTTGCCTGGTTCACTGCAGGGTCATGCCTTCTTTATTTGGAAAGTTTATATGGTGGatcttcttcttgattcttGCATGCAAGCTATGGCTGCATCTTTTGATGAGAATTTAGGATTTGATCAACTTGTTGATGTAGTAAAGAAAAAGCTCAGGATACAATTTCAGGAGCATATTACCAAATATTTGAAAGATAGAGTGGCTCCAatctttttgaaaatattagaCAGACAGATTGAAATTATGAGGCAAAGGAGCGAGTCAGTTAAGGATATGGAGAAAGATACAATTCAAATGGATTATGATGCTGCTAGAAGTGTGCAGTTAATTCTTGAGGAGTACTGCAATGCACATGAAACTCTTAAAGCAGCTACATCAGCAGCCTCTAGCATGAAGAGGCAGGCTGAAGAACTTAAAGATGCACTTCTGAAGACCAGCTTGGAAGTATCTCAGATGGAGTGGATGCATAACATCAACTCAAGACCCTCAGAAATTACCAGGCTAATTTCTCATAAGATTTTCACTGGGGATAACTTATTATCTGTTATACTGAACACTAATAGGGCAAGATTGCTGGAAAGTATGAGATCATCAGTTTCCACTATAGCTAGGTCACTAGAATCCCTACAATGTTGTGAAGGAACTTCTGTCACAGCTGAAGGGCAGCTTGAGAGGGCAATGAGCTGGGCTTGTGGGGGTCCAAATCCTGGTTCTGCTGGAAATGTTCTGGCTAGAAATGCTGGAATACCACCAGAATTCCATGACCATTTGCTTAAACGGAGGAAATTTTTGCAGGAAGCTTCAAAAAATGCATCGTATATAATGCAAGTTTGCATCTCAATTTTAGAGTTTGAGGCTTCTAGGGATGGCATGTATAGGACTATCAGTGAAAGTTCCTCATTGAGGACTGGAGCAGATGGTGGAAATTGGCAACAATCTTGTTTAAGTGCTGTAACAAAATTGGATGTTGCCTACCATTCCTTTACAC GGGCTGAGAAGGAATGGATGCTTGCACAAAGCAATATGGAAGCAGCTTCAAGTGATTTAATTTCTGTAACTAATGAACTTTCAATTGCTTCACAGAAATCCAAGTCTGCTTCAG GTGATTTACAGAACACTCTTATTGCAATGAGGGATTCTGCCTGCGAAGCTGGTGTGGCATTATCTTCATATGTGGCCATTGTTGGAGGCCATAGTGCTCTGATTTCTGAATGTGGTTCTATGCTGGAAGAG GTCTTGGCTATAACCGAAGGTCTGCAGGATGTTCACATTTTGGGGAAAGAGGCTGCTGCATTACACTCTTCACTTATGAATGATCTTTCAAAG GCTAATGCAGTCCTTATTCCACTCGAGTCTCTGCTGTCAAAAGATGTTTCTGCAATGACTGATGCTATAGCTCTGGAGAAAGAGAATAAGTTGGAGATAGCTCCCATTCATGGACAAGCTATATTCCAATCTTATCATAATAGACTCAAGGAGGCTTTACAAGTTATTAAGCCTTTGGTACCGCCTCTTACGTCATCTGTTAAGGGGCTTTACTCTGTTTTGACCAGGCTAGCAAGGGCTGCAGGTCTTCATGCTGGCAATCTTCATAAA gCTCTTGAAGGTGTAGGAGAAAGTCTTCAAGTAAGATCACAGGACATTAATCCACTGGGGGAAGATGCTGCACATCCTGGTTCTGAGTACGATACCGAGGAGACGGATATGTTCGTCAGATCTGATGGAGATAATGATGAAGCTTCTGCTGGTATGAATGAACTTGCTTTGCCAGATAGTGAGTGGATATCTGCACCTGTAAGCATCAAAAGTGGACATGCAGAATCAGGTGCTACTTCTGCTGAGGCAGGTCTTGTGGATAGCTTCAGTCATCTTGATGTGACTGAGCCAATTTCAGGTGCTGCTGAAGTTTTGGAATCACTTGATGGAAAAACAGATTCCAACAACAATCAG GAAAGAAGTTCTGTGAAATATGAACATTCTATATTAGATGAAAACAAGGAGGTTGACGAGGAACTGCAGAAAACTTCCTCCAACCACATAGAGACTGTTGATCGACCACACATGG GAAAAAATGCTTATGCGATGTCAGTCTTAAGGCGAGTAGAGATGAAAATTGATGGCCAAGATATTTCTGATAACAG AGAAATCAGCATTCCGGAGCAAGTAGATTTTCTCCTGAGGCAAGCAACAAATATCGATAACCTTTGTAATATGTACGAAGGTTGGACGCCTTGGATCTGA